One window of Halonatronomonas betaini genomic DNA carries:
- a CDS encoding sigma-70 family RNA polymerase sigma factor — translation MKTKIENYDLWTKFQKENSESAREKIILNNLDIVKYQARRVSTLIPNFIDVDDLQSYGMIGLIEAVERFNPEMGYKFSTFASKRVRGAIIDYLRDLDWLPHSIRTDAKKIINEKEELKNDEITDDISELAERLELSKSRIKKVLRYFNASQWLSLDTEYEDATLLDIVSSSIAEPDKKLDKEATKGILIEAVDKLNEQERLVVSLYYYEELTQEEIAEVLELSTARISQIHKKSIQRLRGYLANKKTDLF, via the coding sequence TTGAAAACTAAAATAGAGAATTATGATCTCTGGACTAAATTTCAAAAAGAAAATTCAGAATCAGCTAGAGAAAAAATAATTCTGAATAATCTAGATATCGTTAAGTATCAGGCCAGGCGAGTAAGCACTCTTATTCCAAACTTTATTGATGTTGATGATCTCCAGAGCTATGGTATGATTGGGCTTATAGAAGCTGTTGAACGCTTCAATCCTGAAATGGGATATAAGTTTTCTACTTTTGCGTCTAAAAGAGTGAGAGGGGCTATAATAGATTATCTCAGGGATCTAGATTGGCTGCCTCATTCAATTAGAACTGATGCAAAAAAGATTATTAATGAGAAGGAAGAATTAAAAAATGATGAAATCACTGATGATATTTCTGAGCTGGCTGAAAGGCTAGAGCTTTCAAAATCTAGAATAAAAAAAGTTTTAAGATATTTTAATGCCTCACAGTGGTTATCACTGGATACTGAGTATGAAGATGCAACCTTATTAGATATTGTATCTTCAAGTATTGCAGAACCTGATAAAAAATTAGATAAAGAAGCAACAAAAGGTATATTAATAGAGGCTGTTGACAAACTAAATGAACAGGAAAGACTGGTAGTTTCTTTGTATTATTATGAAGAATTGACTCAAGAAGAAATAGCAGAGGTTCTTGAATTATCAACTGCTAGAATTTCTCAGATACATAAAAAATCTATTCAGAGGCTAAGGGGTTATCTGGCTAATAAAAAAACCGATCTCTTTTAA
- a CDS encoding flagellar brake protein has product MRPEDLEVNDNIEIEIKKGYYKGKYQSRISDKEEDKLYALIPYNDGKLVPIGTGVEVEVLISDDSAAYKFKSRVINRIKEPIPQLILESPDTEDFIKIQRRKYFRLEVKRKVFYRRVNKDWEPKEEKFTESSTIDISGGGIKMVLNENLPNNIFIELMLDIPAIEGVKIVSKTVRKYELPDGKAIGVEFLDINPRSRDALMGWLFDYQRKLRRKGLI; this is encoded by the coding sequence ATGAGACCGGAGGATTTAGAGGTTAATGATAATATAGAAATAGAGATAAAAAAAGGTTATTACAAAGGGAAATATCAGAGCAGGATATCTGATAAAGAAGAAGATAAATTATATGCTTTAATTCCATATAATGATGGCAAACTTGTACCAATAGGTACAGGTGTTGAAGTGGAAGTATTGATTTCAGATGATTCAGCAGCTTATAAATTCAAATCAAGGGTTATTAATCGCATTAAAGAACCGATTCCCCAGCTGATTTTAGAATCTCCAGATACTGAAGATTTTATTAAAATTCAGCGAAGAAAGTATTTCAGGTTAGAGGTTAAGAGAAAGGTCTTTTATAGAAGGGTAAACAAAGACTGGGAGCCAAAAGAGGAAAAGTTTACTGAAAGCTCTACTATTGATATAAGTGGTGGCGGAATAAAAATGGTATTAAATGAGAATTTACCTAATAATATATTTATTGAATTAATGCTTGATATTCCAGCTATTGAAGGTGTGAAAATAGTTTCTAAAACTGTTAGGAAATATGAGCTTCCAGATGGAAAAGCTATAGGGGTTGAATTTTTAGATATTAACCCTCGAAGTAGAGATGCTTTAATGGGATGGTTATTTGATTATCAGAGGAAGTTAAGGAGGAAAGGATTGATATAG
- the flgF gene encoding flagellar basal-body rod protein FlgF, giving the protein MIRGLYSSATGMLANEVKMDNISNNLANTDTTAFKRDRIIKETFPEMLLHRMEKGRNPVEIGSLNNGVAVDEKFIDFTQGGLRETGSQYDLAIEGDGFFVVDTPDGVRYTRDGNFTVDQDGLIVNNSGYPVMGEEGLLQTIPGENVSIDDNGTVYVNDLEVDTVQIVDFDDYTDLNKVGENLYETDQAVQATDDYRLAQGYLEGSNIQIVNEMVSMIEATRHYETNQKAIQAADMTLEKAVNQVGRLR; this is encoded by the coding sequence ATGATAAGAGGGTTATATAGTTCAGCTACTGGAATGCTGGCCAATGAAGTTAAAATGGATAATATATCTAATAATCTGGCAAATACTGATACTACTGCATTTAAAAGGGACAGGATAATTAAAGAGACATTCCCGGAAATGCTGCTTCATCGAATGGAAAAAGGAAGAAATCCTGTTGAAATTGGCAGCTTAAATAACGGGGTCGCAGTTGATGAAAAGTTTATTGACTTTACCCAGGGGGGGCTTAGAGAAACAGGTTCTCAATATGATCTAGCTATTGAAGGCGATGGCTTTTTTGTTGTAGATACTCCAGACGGGGTTAGATATACCCGGGATGGTAATTTTACTGTTGATCAGGACGGTTTAATTGTAAATAATTCTGGATATCCAGTTATGGGTGAAGAGGGATTATTACAAACTATACCTGGTGAGAATGTTTCAATAGATGATAATGGGACTGTTTATGTTAATGATTTAGAGGTCGATACAGTTCAAATTGTCGATTTTGATGATTATACAGATTTAAATAAAGTTGGTGAGAACCTATATGAAACTGATCAGGCTGTTCAGGCAACTGATGATTATAGGTTAGCCCAGGGTTATTTAGAAGGGTCAAATATTCAAATCGTTAATGAAATGGTCTCTATGATTGAAGCAACAAGACATTATGAGACTAATCAGAAGGCAATACAAGCAGCAGATATGACATTGGAGAAGGCAGTTAATCAGGTAGGTCGTTTGAGATAA
- a CDS encoding MinD/ParA family protein, whose product MHDQASRLRKMFDSEKTKTEKENYNSASRVIAVASGKGGVGKTNVSVNLGVSLQKMDKEVLLLDADMGMANVDVLIGVTPRYNLGHVLEDKCDIEDALITGPEGLTILPGSSGIDEFINMNIYKIKQLLKLASHLEENYDIIIIDVGAGAHQGVVNFIKAADEVIVVLTPEPTAIMDAYSLIKILSKNEVRPKLNLIVNQVDNDREGDEVSKRISSVIKDYLDLEISITSYIPYDNTLREAVKKQKPIVNLYPRSRAGKAFTKSAGQLIDRDVGNNAGMQGFVNKVLGFFKS is encoded by the coding sequence ATGCATGATCAGGCCAGTCGATTAAGAAAAATGTTTGATAGTGAAAAAACGAAAACTGAAAAAGAAAATTATAATTCTGCTAGTAGAGTAATTGCTGTAGCCAGCGGTAAGGGTGGGGTTGGCAAGACAAATGTTTCTGTTAATCTTGGTGTATCTCTTCAAAAAATGGATAAAGAAGTATTATTATTGGATGCAGATATGGGCATGGCAAATGTAGATGTTTTAATAGGTGTTACTCCTCGCTATAATTTGGGACATGTTTTAGAAGATAAATGTGATATTGAAGATGCATTAATTACTGGTCCTGAAGGATTGACTATTCTCCCTGGTTCTTCAGGGATTGATGAATTTATTAACATGAACATATATAAAATAAAACAACTTTTAAAACTTGCCTCACATTTAGAGGAAAATTATGATATAATTATTATCGATGTAGGTGCTGGAGCCCATCAGGGCGTTGTAAATTTTATTAAAGCTGCAGATGAAGTTATTGTGGTTTTAACTCCTGAACCAACAGCTATAATGGATGCATATAGTTTAATTAAAATTTTATCAAAAAATGAAGTAAGACCTAAATTAAATTTAATAGTTAATCAGGTAGACAATGATCGTGAAGGTGATGAAGTATCTAAAAGGATTAGCAGTGTTATTAAAGATTATTTGGATTTAGAAATATCTATTACTTCATATATACCTTACGACAATACTTTGCGAGAAGCAGTTAAAAAGCAAAAACCGATAGTTAATTTATATCCTAGATCAAGGGCAGGCAAAGCATTTACTAAATCTGCCGGTCAGTTGATCGACAGAGATGTTGGCAATAATGCAGGAATGCAGGGCTTTGTCAATAAAGTATTAGGGTTTTTCAAAAGTTGA
- the fliR gene encoding flagellar biosynthetic protein FliR: protein MANPLLIMTDYTYLFVLVMIRYVGLFIVTPILSSGAYPNRLKIAIAFFLGIATAPVVAANYEIVYPDHIFLVFGDVLREFGVGLTIGFIVLMVFTAVQLAGQFIDTKMGFAIVNVFDPVFDVSGPITGQFKNILASLLFLTINGHLIVIQSVYSTFEKIPPGEFIITDQGWQILFRLMGDIFIMAFMIALPVVGTVFMADVIFGFLARSIPQMNIFIVGLPLKILIGILIIMLSLNLTFYYFSEIFAELFQNLSRIIDFFVPV from the coding sequence ATGGCAAATCCTTTATTGATAATGACTGATTATACATATCTTTTTGTGCTTGTTATGATAAGGTATGTTGGTCTCTTTATTGTAACCCCAATTCTTTCAAGTGGAGCTTATCCAAACCGACTTAAAATAGCAATTGCTTTCTTTTTAGGGATAGCAACTGCTCCCGTAGTTGCAGCTAACTATGAAATAGTATATCCAGATCATATATTTTTGGTCTTTGGTGATGTATTGAGAGAGTTTGGTGTAGGTTTAACTATTGGCTTTATTGTTTTAATGGTATTTACTGCAGTTCAATTAGCTGGTCAGTTTATAGATACTAAGATGGGGTTTGCAATAGTAAATGTTTTTGATCCAGTCTTTGATGTTTCGGGGCCTATAACAGGACAATTTAAAAATATTTTAGCATCTCTACTATTCTTAACGATAAATGGACATTTAATAGTTATTCAGTCAGTTTATTCTACATTTGAAAAAATCCCTCCTGGCGAATTTATAATAACTGATCAGGGCTGGCAAATTTTGTTTAGGTTAATGGGAGATATTTTTATTATGGCTTTTATGATTGCGTTACCAGTTGTCGGGACAGTCTTTATGGCAGATGTTATTTTTGGATTTTTGGCTAGATCAATACCTCAAATGAATATTTTTATTGTTGGTCTGCCACTTAAGATTTTAATAGGCATTTTAATTATTATGTTATCCTTAAACCTAACGTTTTATTATTTTTCAGAAATTTTTGCAGAACTATTTCAAAATCTATCTAGAATAATAGATTTTTTTGTTCCAGTTTGA
- the flhF gene encoding flagellar biosynthesis protein FlhF, translating to MKVKKYVGKNMQDTIFKVKAELGSDAIILNTRKFTEGGIFGFFAKEKVEVLAGVEEARNKKPETNREIQEIKSMLSNLNKNWNENDFVRSLSEPLKKVFDLLIQEGVNESLARYLIEQMQDSDNPEEQMEILSSEIEDIIGPPAPLVVKADNQKVVALIGPTGVGKTTTIAKIAADFVQNNDYKVGLVTADTYRIAAVQQLKTYSDIINIPLEVVYDEDEFAKVLASKYKDYDLILLDTPGSSWNDKVQLGRLKKLVNKNLIDETHLLLSLNSSNDNIEKVIEKFSELNPNRFLLTKIDEATNFGNILNLGYNYKQPFSYFSAGQDVPDDIEIAYQEKLMPFILGDKNA from the coding sequence ATGAAAGTCAAAAAATATGTTGGTAAGAATATGCAGGATACGATTTTTAAAGTTAAAGCTGAACTTGGCTCTGATGCAATTATTCTAAATACTAGAAAGTTTACAGAAGGTGGGATATTTGGTTTTTTTGCAAAAGAAAAAGTTGAAGTTCTAGCTGGAGTTGAAGAAGCAAGAAATAAAAAGCCTGAAACAAATCGAGAAATCCAGGAAATTAAAAGTATGCTATCTAATTTAAATAAAAATTGGAATGAGAATGACTTTGTTAGGTCTTTATCTGAACCATTGAAGAAAGTTTTTGATTTATTAATTCAAGAAGGGGTAAATGAATCTTTAGCAAGATATTTAATTGAACAAATGCAGGATAGTGATAATCCTGAGGAACAGATGGAAATATTATCTAGTGAAATAGAAGATATTATTGGGCCACCTGCACCTCTCGTTGTTAAAGCTGATAACCAAAAAGTTGTTGCTCTAATTGGGCCGACTGGCGTTGGTAAAACAACAACTATTGCTAAGATTGCTGCTGATTTTGTTCAAAATAATGATTATAAAGTTGGGCTTGTCACTGCTGATACTTATAGGATTGCTGCTGTTCAGCAGTTAAAGACTTATAGCGATATAATAAATATTCCATTAGAAGTAGTATATGATGAAGATGAATTTGCAAAAGTGCTTGCCAGTAAATATAAAGATTATGATTTAATACTTTTAGATACTCCAGGAAGCAGTTGGAATGACAAGGTACAACTAGGAAGACTCAAAAAATTGGTTAATAAAAATTTAATCGATGAGACTCACCTTTTATTAAGCTTGAACTCGAGCAACGATAATATAGAAAAGGTTATAGAAAAATTTTCTGAATTAAATCCTAATAGGTTTTTGTTGACTAAAATTGATGAAGCAACAAATTTTGGTAATATTTTAAATCTAGGGTATAATTATAAACAGCCTTTTTCATATTTTAGTGCAGGTCAGGATGTTCCAGATGATATTGAAATTGCCTATCAGGAAAAACTGATGCCTTTTATATTAGGTGATAAAAATGCATGA
- a CDS encoding FapA family protein, whose amino-acid sequence MAKKLVIQARDKSTAIEKAKKELIRKLNISDDDFNNESLDLISEEENKGLFGMFKKDNTYKFIYNDPLDTKELEAEIEDLEYDIKIDGEFDISIDDDGVKLKVTPPGKSGDSVTYSQVKNKLDKLGIVEVNWEIVQKELDETSEEWKVIAPRKPELDQDAEVDFDISQDKLEAFITYKPAIGGKKFNFDELINKAKAAGITYGLNKDKLKNIINNQEAVENELIAQGKEPVTGKDAKLIYHFVTDENNVGTKREDGSIDFYDLGQIANVKPGDALVTKEESEPGEPGMSVLGDEIPAPKPRDCELPSGKNVDKKDNKLFSEIEGQAVRDGKRVHVLPIHEVNGDVDLSVGNIDFIGNVLIKGDVKEGFKIKAEGNIEVKGRVSAADLIAGNEVIVHSGFIGKDKAEIKAGGDIKVKFIENGTLNSSKNIYITEAAMHSNLVAGESIFVTEGKGLLVGGEAKAASKIEANVIGSTLATRTVLEVGIDPELKEEMRNIKEQIEEAKSNILKSNKAIKMLDKLKEAHGELPKDKELMYYRLKKTEKNLNKTIKDKRSRLEELELKIEKVSRGKITVNKSIYPGTKLIIGKAQYNVQDEMRVSAFVEDKGEVRQIPL is encoded by the coding sequence ATGGCGAAAAAATTAGTGATTCAAGCAAGAGATAAATCAACTGCTATAGAAAAAGCTAAGAAAGAGTTAATAAGGAAACTCAATATATCTGATGACGATTTTAATAATGAAAGTTTAGATTTAATATCGGAGGAAGAAAATAAGGGATTATTTGGGATGTTTAAGAAGGATAATACTTATAAATTTATATATAATGATCCTCTGGATACTAAAGAATTGGAAGCTGAGATAGAGGACCTTGAATATGATATTAAAATAGATGGGGAATTTGATATAAGTATAGATGATGACGGGGTTAAACTTAAGGTTACACCACCTGGTAAGTCAGGTGATTCAGTTACTTACAGTCAGGTTAAAAATAAACTTGATAAATTAGGGATTGTAGAAGTAAACTGGGAAATAGTACAGAAAGAATTAGATGAAACTTCAGAAGAATGGAAGGTTATAGCACCTAGAAAGCCGGAATTAGATCAGGATGCTGAGGTTGACTTTGATATTTCCCAGGATAAACTTGAAGCTTTTATAACATATAAACCAGCTATTGGTGGCAAAAAATTCAATTTTGATGAATTGATAAATAAAGCAAAAGCAGCCGGGATAACTTATGGTTTAAATAAAGATAAACTAAAAAATATTATTAATAATCAAGAGGCTGTTGAAAATGAATTGATTGCTCAAGGGAAGGAACCAGTAACTGGCAAGGATGCTAAACTTATCTATCATTTTGTAACTGATGAGAATAATGTTGGGACAAAAAGAGAGGATGGATCAATAGACTTTTATGACCTGGGGCAGATAGCCAATGTAAAGCCTGGAGATGCTCTGGTTACTAAAGAAGAATCTGAACCTGGTGAACCTGGAATGTCAGTTTTAGGAGATGAAATTCCGGCTCCTAAACCCAGGGACTGTGAACTACCCTCAGGGAAAAATGTTGATAAAAAGGATAATAAGTTATTTTCAGAAATTGAAGGCCAGGCAGTACGAGATGGTAAAAGAGTTCATGTTTTGCCAATTCATGAAGTTAATGGAGATGTAGATTTATCAGTTGGGAACATTGACTTTATTGGCAATGTTTTGATAAAAGGAGATGTTAAAGAAGGTTTTAAAATTAAGGCCGAGGGGAATATTGAAGTTAAAGGTAGAGTTTCAGCTGCTGATTTAATTGCAGGTAATGAAGTTATAGTTCATAGCGGCTTTATTGGTAAAGATAAAGCAGAGATTAAAGCCGGTGGAGATATTAAGGTTAAATTTATTGAAAATGGCACTCTTAATTCCAGCAAAAATATTTATATTACAGAAGCTGCCATGCATAGCAATTTAGTTGCCGGCGAATCAATATTTGTTACTGAAGGCAAAGGGCTTCTTGTTGGAGGGGAGGCTAAAGCGGCTTCAAAAATTGAAGCTAATGTTATTGGCTCTACTCTAGCAACCAGGACTGTTCTTGAAGTAGGGATTGATCCTGAGCTTAAAGAAGAGATGAGAAATATAAAAGAACAAATCGAAGAAGCTAAAAGTAATATATTAAAATCCAATAAGGCTATTAAGATGCTTGATAAGCTGAAAGAAGCCCATGGTGAGTTGCCAAAAGACAAGGAATTAATGTATTATCGCCTTAAAAAGACTGAAAAAAATTTAAATAAAACCATCAAGGATAAAAGAAGTAGATTAGAAGAATTAGAATTAAAAATTGAAAAGGTTTCAAGGGGTAAAATAACTGTTAACAAAAGTATTTATCCTGGAACAAAACTAATTATTGGAAAAGCTCAATATAATGTGCAGGATGAGATGAGAGTTTCGGCTTTTGTTGAGGATAAAGGAGAAGTCAGACAAATCCCCCTATAG
- the fliQ gene encoding flagellar biosynthesis protein FliQ: MDQGLLIDMSRQALFITLLIVAPVLGAGLLTGLIVAILQATTQIQEQTLAFIPKIFAVLIALGLFGPWMLTTLMDFINELFFNIPNYVGML, translated from the coding sequence ATGGATCAGGGTTTATTAATTGATATGTCAAGGCAGGCTTTATTTATAACGCTTTTAATAGTTGCACCTGTTCTTGGAGCTGGTCTTTTAACTGGTTTGATTGTTGCTATTTTACAGGCTACTACTCAAATACAGGAACAGACTTTAGCTTTTATCCCTAAAATATTTGCTGTTCTTATTGCGTTAGGCCTTTTTGGACCATGGATGTTAACGACTTTAATGGATTTTATAAATGAACTGTTCTTTAATATACCTAATTATGTTGGGATGCTATAA
- the flhB gene encoding flagellar biosynthesis protein FlhB produces the protein MADEPMGEKTEEPTPKRLEKAREEGQVAKSQEFNAAFTLLASFLVLFYLFGDIMNSIQLKMVESLKLSSAPNITPGDGYYLVMDHIVFIARLVAPMMIASALIGAIVSFLQVGPMFNVSIIQPKFEKLDPIKGAKNILSIKSLVELVKSLAKAIVITFIAYQQISNRWENLISLSHQGLEPGLLYLGNLIFQIAIRVLIFLIILGIFDLIYQRWDHHKNLMMTKQEVKEERKEMEGDPQIKSKRRQIQREMSVNRMMSAMEEADVVITNPTHIAVALKYELDEMEAPEVVAKGEGYIAQKIKNKADELGIIQVENKPLARALNGTTEIGQKIPGDLYQAVAEVLAFVYRENEKYSRQ, from the coding sequence ATGGCTGATGAGCCGATGGGAGAAAAAACGGAAGAACCGACGCCGAAACGACTTGAAAAAGCAAGAGAAGAAGGGCAGGTTGCAAAAAGTCAGGAGTTTAATGCTGCCTTTACTTTGCTGGCAAGTTTTCTGGTTTTATTTTATCTTTTTGGAGATATTATGAATTCGATTCAATTGAAAATGGTTGAATCACTAAAACTATCTTCTGCACCTAATATAACTCCAGGTGATGGTTATTATTTAGTTATGGATCATATAGTATTTATTGCCAGACTGGTAGCCCCAATGATGATTGCGTCAGCATTAATAGGTGCTATTGTAAGTTTTTTGCAGGTAGGTCCTATGTTTAATGTGAGCATTATTCAACCTAAATTTGAAAAGTTGGATCCTATTAAAGGTGCTAAAAATATTCTTTCTATAAAATCTTTAGTGGAGCTAGTAAAATCTTTAGCTAAGGCAATAGTCATTACTTTTATAGCATATCAACAGATTAGCAACCGCTGGGAGAATTTAATTTCATTATCCCATCAAGGACTTGAGCCTGGTTTATTGTATCTTGGGAATCTTATTTTTCAAATAGCTATTAGAGTGTTAATTTTTCTTATAATCCTGGGCATTTTTGATCTTATATATCAACGCTGGGATCACCATAAGAATCTAATGATGACAAAACAGGAAGTTAAAGAAGAACGCAAAGAAATGGAAGGTGATCCTCAGATTAAATCAAAGAGGCGCCAGATCCAAAGAGAGATGAGTGTCAATAGAATGATGTCTGCAATGGAAGAGGCAGATGTTGTTATTACAAATCCAACTCATATTGCTGTGGCTTTAAAATATGAATTAGATGAAATGGAAGCCCCTGAGGTAGTTGCAAAAGGTGAGGGGTATATTGCTCAAAAGATAAAAAATAAAGCTGATGAATTAGGAATTATTCAAGTTGAAAATAAACCACTGGCCAGGGCTTTAAATGGGACTACTGAGATTGGCCAGAAGATACCAGGAGATTTGTACCAAGCAGTTGCTGAGGTGCTGGCATTTGTTTATAGAGAAAATGAGAAGTATAGTAGACAATAA
- the flhA gene encoding flagellar biosynthesis protein FlhA gives MRAENTNTRASNTSNFINQNSDILFALVMVGIIVMFIIPLPPALIDILLAANITFAMVVILVSIYTTEPLQVSVFPSLLLFATLFRLGLNVSTTRLILGEAYAGEIIMSFGDFVVGGNYVVGLVIFIILVVIQYVVITKGAERVAEVAARFTLDAMPGKQMSIDADLNAGIITEDEARYERQKIRDEADFYGAMDGASKFVKGDAIAGIIITVINIIGGLVIGVLMQGMDIGEAAQVYTLLTVGDGLVSQIPALLISSATGMVVTRAASEGSMGQDMTRQLTAQAKPLWIAAGVLALLAFVPGLPTIPFLVLSILIGGIAFLLFSQADSVAGPGEKKEDGKLEEEQPEKRRPQREELSDLIKIDPMEVEVGYNLIPLVLPEQGGDFLDRVAMIRRQTAMELGIIVPPVRILDNLQLEPNTYRIKLKGVEISRYEILPDHFLAMDSGMVTEEIEGKETTEPAFGTPAIWINSNQKDEAEMANYTIVDPPSVMATHLTEIIKENAHELLGRQEVKELIDNIKNDYPAVVDELLPDLMTLGEIQKVLQNLLWEDIPINNLLTILETLADYAPRTKDTGLLTEYVRQALSRQITNQYIDQNDKLHAVTLDPELEDELNQALEQSEQGNYLALNPKRAQDLIENIADQIQTLLKRGLEPVLLTAPAIRRPLKEMTHRSLDKLNILSYNELQSDVNLQILGTVK, from the coding sequence ATGAGAGCAGAAAATACTAATACAAGAGCAAGTAATACAAGTAATTTTATAAATCAAAATAGTGATATTTTATTTGCTTTAGTGATGGTTGGAATAATTGTAATGTTTATTATTCCATTACCACCGGCTTTAATTGATATTTTACTGGCTGCTAATATCACATTTGCTATGGTGGTAATTTTAGTTAGTATCTATACAACTGAGCCATTACAGGTATCAGTCTTTCCTTCTCTCCTTTTATTTGCTACTCTTTTTCGGTTAGGCTTGAATGTTTCAACTACCAGGCTGATTTTAGGAGAAGCTTATGCTGGTGAAATTATAATGAGTTTTGGTGATTTTGTTGTTGGAGGAAATTATGTTGTAGGTTTGGTTATATTTATTATTCTTGTTGTTATTCAGTATGTTGTTATTACTAAAGGTGCAGAAAGAGTTGCTGAAGTTGCTGCTAGATTTACTCTTGACGCTATGCCAGGAAAACAAATGAGCATTGATGCTGATTTAAATGCAGGAATTATTACTGAAGACGAAGCTAGATATGAGCGCCAGAAGATAAGAGATGAGGCAGATTTTTATGGTGCTATGGATGGTGCCAGTAAATTTGTTAAAGGTGATGCTATTGCTGGTATTATTATTACAGTGATTAACATTATTGGTGGACTAGTTATTGGTGTTTTAATGCAGGGAATGGATATTGGTGAAGCTGCTCAGGTTTATACATTATTGACTGTCGGTGATGGCCTTGTCAGTCAAATACCAGCATTGTTAATATCGTCAGCTACTGGTATGGTTGTAACCAGGGCCGCTTCTGAAGGAAGTATGGGCCAGGATATGACCAGGCAGTTAACTGCCCAGGCCAAACCACTCTGGATTGCAGCAGGAGTTTTAGCTTTATTGGCATTTGTTCCAGGGTTACCAACTATTCCTTTTCTAGTTCTTTCAATTTTAATTGGGGGAATTGCTTTTTTACTTTTCAGTCAGGCAGATTCTGTAGCTGGTCCTGGAGAGAAGAAGGAAGATGGAAAATTAGAGGAAGAGCAACCTGAAAAGCGAAGGCCTCAGAGAGAAGAACTATCTGATCTTATAAAGATTGATCCGATGGAGGTTGAGGTAGGTTATAATTTGATTCCACTGGTATTACCAGAGCAGGGTGGAGATTTTCTTGATAGAGTTGCTATGATAAGAAGACAGACTGCTATGGAATTAGGGATAATTGTTCCTCCTGTTAGAATTTTAGACAATCTTCAATTAGAACCAAATACTTATAGGATTAAGCTAAAAGGTGTTGAGATAAGCAGGTATGAGATCTTACCTGATCATTTCTTAGCTATGGATTCTGGAATGGTTACAGAAGAGATAGAAGGAAAAGAAACTACTGAGCCTGCTTTTGGAACTCCGGCTATCTGGATTAATTCAAATCAGAAAGATGAAGCTGAGATGGCTAATTATACAATTGTTGATCCTCCATCAGTAATGGCGACACATTTGACTGAGATTATCAAAGAGAATGCTCATGAACTTCTTGGCAGGCAGGAAGTCAAAGAATTAATTGATAATATTAAAAATGATTATCCTGCAGTTGTAGATGAACTTTTACCAGATTTGATGACCTTAGGAGAAATTCAAAAAGTTTTGCAGAATTTGTTGTGGGAGGATATTCCTATTAATAACCTGTTAACTATTCTGGAGACCCTTGCTGATTATGCACCTAGAACAAAGGATACCGGCCTTTTGACTGAGTATGTTCGTCAGGCACTATCCAGACAGATTACTAATCAGTATATAGATCAGAATGATAAATTGCATGCTGTTACTCTTGACCCTGAGCTGGAAGATGAGCTTAATCAGGCTTTGGAACAGAGTGAACAGGGGAATTACCTTGCTTTAAATCCTAAAAGGGCACAGGATTTAATTGAAAATATAGCTGATCAAATTCAAACTTTACTTAAAAGAGGATTAGAACCGGTGTTATTAACAGCTCCGGCAATTCGAAGGCCATTAAAAGAAATGACACATCGTTCATTAGATAAATTAAATATTTTATCATATAATGAGCTTCAATCTGATGTTAATCTACAGATTCTTGGGACGGTGAAATAA